The proteins below are encoded in one region of Cetobacterium sp. ZOR0034:
- the rfaD gene encoding ADP-glyceromanno-heptose 6-epimerase has translation MIIVTGAAGFIGSAYIWKLNEMGINDILAVDKLRTEEKWLNLRKRDYADWCDRDELFAWLEKEENASKVTAVLHMGAISATTERDGDLLMKNNYEYSKKLWDFCTERDITYVYASSAATYGAGEQGYSDEGTPEELKKLMPLNKYGYSKKFFDDWAFKQEKAPKQWIGAKFFNVYGPQEYHKGRMASMVFHTFNQFNTDGGVKLFKSHKEGYKDGEQLRDFVYIKDVVDMLYFCMFNEVPSGVYNIGTGEARSFHDLSMETMKNASGNFELKTEEVIEFVPMPEDLRGRYQYFTEASMNKLKAAGYTKKFCSLEEGVADYVTYLKKEDSYL, from the coding sequence ATGATTATAGTAACAGGAGCAGCTGGATTTATAGGAAGTGCTTATATTTGGAAACTAAATGAGATGGGAATAAATGATATATTAGCTGTAGATAAATTAAGAACAGAGGAAAAATGGCTAAATTTAAGAAAAAGAGATTATGCTGACTGGTGTGATAGAGATGAACTTTTTGCTTGGTTAGAAAAAGAGGAGAATGCAAGTAAAGTAACTGCAGTTTTACATATGGGAGCTATCTCTGCAACTACAGAAAGAGATGGAGATCTTTTAATGAAGAATAATTATGAATATTCTAAAAAGTTATGGGACTTCTGTACAGAAAGAGATATAACATACGTGTATGCATCATCGGCAGCAACTTATGGAGCTGGAGAGCAAGGGTATAGCGATGAGGGGACACCTGAAGAGTTAAAAAAACTGATGCCATTAAATAAATATGGATATTCAAAAAAGTTCTTTGATGATTGGGCATTTAAACAAGAGAAAGCACCAAAGCAATGGATAGGAGCTAAGTTCTTCAATGTTTATGGACCACAAGAGTACCATAAAGGAAGAATGGCATCGATGGTATTCCATACATTTAATCAATTTAATACAGATGGTGGAGTAAAACTATTTAAGTCTCACAAAGAGGGATATAAAGATGGCGAGCAATTAAGAGATTTCGTTTACATAAAAGATGTAGTAGATATGCTATATTTCTGTATGTTTAACGAAGTACCTTCAGGAGTTTACAACATAGGTACTGGAGAAGCAAGAAGCTTCCATGATTTATCTATGGAAACAATGAAGAATGCAAGCGGAAATTTTGAATTAAAAACAGAGGAAGTTATCGAGTTTGTTCCTATGCCAGAAGATTTAAGAGGAAGATATCAATACTTCACAGAAGCTTCGATGAATAAGTTAAAAGCAGCAGGGTATACAAAGAAATTCTGTTCTTTAGAAGAGGGAGTTGCAGATTATGTAACATACTTAAAAAAAGAGGATAGCTACTTATAG
- the secA gene encoding preprotein translocase subunit SecA yields the protein MFGDLLKKIFGTRNDREIKRIKKLVAMINSLEPEIEKLSDDELKGKTYEFRERLEKGEVLDNLLVEAFAVVREASKRVHGMRHYDVQLVGGIVLHEGKITEMKTGEGKTLVATAPVYLNALTGKGVHVITVNDYLAQRDRDLMARVYDFLGLTSGVIVNGMENHLRKAAYEADITYGTNSEFGFDYLRDNMVNKVEDKVQRPLHFCIVDEVDSILIDEARTPLIISGAASETTKWYSIFCQVAFRLDRSVETEKIKDAKTKKEMNIPDEQWGDYEVDEKARNIVLTDKGIKKVEQLLNIDNLYSPEHVELTHYLNQALKAKELFIKDRDYLIREGEVVIIDEFTGRAMEGRRYSDGLHQAIEAKEGVNVAGENQTLASITLQNYFRMYEKLAGMTGTAETEAAEFMHTYGLEVIVIPTNRPIQRVDFPDLVYKTKREKINAIISRIEELYKKGQPVLVGTVSIKSSEELSDLLKERGIPHNVLNAKLHAKEAEIVAQAGRYGAVTIATNMAGRGTDIMLGGNPEFRAIAEIGARDAAEYPVILDKYKIECEEEKRKVIEAGGLFILGTERHESRRIDNQLRGRAGRQGDPGASEFYLCLEDDLMRLFGSERIQGVMEKLGLPEGESIQHKMINKAIENAQKKVESRNFGIRKNLLEFDDVMNKQREAIYASRNEALEKDDLKETVLGMLKSSISDIIVERFVGEFKDEWDIAGVKDSLLEKYGYEITDLEEYKSSTVEEYAEKLYTDIAKEYELKENELSSEIMRKVEKYVLFEVVDARWREHLKALDALREGIYLRSYGQKDPLVEYKIISGDMYSRMLSTIKAETTSYMFKVVVKNPEDEVLSPGEGEELEFDSPCNCGSGKIYGKCCGRV from the coding sequence ATGTTTGGAGATTTATTAAAGAAGATTTTTGGTACAAGAAACGACAGAGAGATTAAAAGAATTAAAAAATTAGTAGCAATGATAAACTCATTAGAACCTGAGATTGAGAAACTTTCAGATGATGAGTTAAAGGGCAAAACTTATGAATTTAGAGAAAGATTAGAAAAAGGGGAAGTATTAGATAACCTTTTAGTTGAAGCATTTGCAGTTGTAAGAGAAGCTTCAAAAAGAGTTCATGGAATGAGACACTATGATGTTCAATTAGTTGGTGGAATCGTTCTTCACGAAGGAAAAATTACAGAGATGAAAACAGGAGAAGGAAAAACATTAGTTGCAACAGCTCCGGTTTACTTAAATGCCTTAACTGGAAAAGGTGTTCATGTTATCACTGTAAATGATTACCTTGCTCAAAGAGATAGAGATTTAATGGCAAGAGTTTATGATTTCTTAGGATTGACTTCAGGGGTAATTGTAAATGGAATGGAAAATCATCTAAGAAAAGCAGCGTATGAAGCTGATATAACTTATGGAACAAATTCTGAATTTGGATTTGATTATCTGAGAGATAATATGGTTAATAAAGTGGAAGATAAAGTTCAAAGACCTTTACATTTCTGTATTGTCGATGAAGTTGACTCTATCCTAATAGATGAAGCTAGAACTCCATTAATTATATCAGGTGCAGCTTCAGAAACTACAAAATGGTATTCAATATTCTGTCAGGTTGCTTTTAGACTTGATAGAAGTGTAGAAACTGAAAAGATAAAAGATGCAAAAACAAAAAAAGAGATGAATATCCCTGATGAACAGTGGGGAGATTATGAAGTAGATGAAAAAGCTAGAAATATAGTTTTAACAGATAAAGGAATTAAGAAGGTTGAACAACTTTTAAATATAGATAACCTATATTCACCTGAACATGTTGAACTAACTCACTATCTGAATCAAGCTTTAAAAGCTAAAGAGTTATTCATAAAAGATAGAGATTATTTAATCAGAGAAGGAGAAGTTGTTATAATAGATGAATTTACTGGAAGAGCAATGGAAGGTAGAAGATACTCTGATGGTCTTCATCAAGCAATAGAAGCTAAAGAGGGAGTAAATGTAGCAGGAGAAAATCAAACATTGGCTTCAATAACACTTCAAAACTACTTTAGAATGTATGAAAAGTTAGCTGGAATGACTGGTACTGCCGAAACAGAAGCAGCAGAATTTATGCATACGTATGGACTAGAGGTAATTGTAATTCCAACAAATAGACCAATTCAAAGAGTTGACTTCCCAGATTTAGTTTATAAAACAAAAAGGGAAAAAATTAATGCAATTATATCAAGAATTGAAGAACTTTATAAAAAAGGGCAGCCAGTTTTAGTAGGAACAGTATCAATAAAGAGCTCAGAGGAGCTGTCAGACCTATTAAAAGAGAGAGGAATCCCTCACAATGTACTTAATGCTAAGTTACATGCTAAAGAGGCTGAAATCGTGGCTCAAGCTGGTAGATATGGAGCAGTTACTATAGCTACAAACATGGCAGGTAGAGGAACAGATATCATGCTAGGAGGAAATCCTGAATTTAGAGCAATTGCTGAAATTGGAGCTAGGGATGCTGCAGAATATCCTGTAATACTTGATAAATATAAAATTGAGTGTGAAGAGGAGAAAAGAAAAGTAATTGAAGCAGGTGGATTATTTATACTTGGTACAGAAAGACATGAATCTAGAAGAATAGACAACCAATTAAGAGGAAGAGCCGGAAGACAGGGAGACCCTGGAGCATCAGAATTTTACCTATGCTTAGAGGATGACTTAATGAGATTATTTGGTTCTGAAAGAATTCAAGGAGTTATGGAGAAATTAGGATTACCAGAAGGGGAATCAATTCAACATAAAATGATAAACAAAGCGATAGAAAATGCTCAGAAAAAAGTTGAGTCTAGAAACTTTGGAATCAGAAAAAATCTACTTGAATTTGATGATGTAATGAATAAACAGAGAGAAGCTATATATGCTAGTAGAAATGAAGCTCTTGAAAAAGATGATCTAAAAGAAACTGTATTAGGAATGTTAAAATCAAGTATTTCTGATATAATTGTTGAAAGATTTGTTGGAGAGTTTAAAGATGAATGGGATATAGCAGGAGTTAAAGATTCTCTTTTAGAAAAATATGGTTATGAAATTACAGATTTAGAAGAATATAAATCTTCAACAGTTGAGGAATATGCAGAAAAATTATACACAGATATTGCGAAAGAGTATGAACTTAAAGAAAATGAACTTTCATCTGAAATTATGAGAAAAGTAGAAAAGTATGTTCTATTTGAAGTAGTAGATGCAAGATGGAGAGAACACTTAAAAGCCTTAGATGCTCTAAGAGAAGGAATATATTTAAGATCTTATGGACAAAAAGATCCATTAGTAGAATATAAAATTATATCTGGAGATATGTATTCAAGAATGCTTTCTACAATAAAAGCAGAGACAACATCTTATATGTTTAAAGTTGTTGTAAAAAATCCAGAAGATGAAGTTTTAAGTCCTGGTGAAGGGGAAGAATTAGAATTTGATTCGCCTTGTAACTGTGGAAGCGGAAAAATTTACGGAAAATGTTGTGGAAGAGTTTAG
- a CDS encoding PHP domain-containing protein yields MKKRYDLHTHTTYSDGTFTVEELLKRAKYIGLAGIAITDHDTMEGVSEARAIAKSLDLDFVSGIEFSCSYEGYEIHILGYLLDEKSEELSSKLIELKKARTNRNEKIVNRLNSLGLKITLDEIEKEATGAIVSRAHICNVMMKKGFVYTKGEAFKQYLGRKGAAYIEKESSNPFEIIKLIKKCGGVSALAHPSLICESKEKIEKILKLLIEAGLDGLEVEYSSYTPKETKYYKELANKNNLLMVGGSDFHGGNRVGVDIAHSSISKDDIKRLLERKCKED; encoded by the coding sequence ATGAAGAAAAGGTATGATCTTCACACTCATACAACATATTCAGATGGAACATTTACAGTAGAAGAGTTATTAAAAAGAGCAAAATATATAGGTTTGGCAGGAATAGCTATAACGGATCATGATACGATGGAAGGTGTGTCTGAAGCTAGAGCAATAGCTAAAAGTTTAGATTTAGATTTTGTATCTGGAATAGAGTTCTCATGTTCTTATGAAGGATATGAAATACATATTTTAGGTTATCTTTTGGATGAAAAATCAGAGGAATTATCGTCTAAACTTATAGAGTTAAAGAAAGCACGTACTAATAGAAATGAAAAAATTGTAAATAGATTAAACTCTTTGGGTTTGAAAATAACATTGGATGAAATAGAAAAAGAAGCTACAGGGGCAATAGTAAGTAGGGCACATATATGTAATGTCATGATGAAAAAAGGATTTGTTTATACGAAAGGTGAAGCTTTTAAGCAGTATTTAGGAAGAAAAGGAGCTGCATATATAGAAAAAGAAAGCTCAAACCCATTTGAAATAATTAAACTGATAAAAAAATGTGGAGGAGTTTCGGCATTGGCTCATCCTAGTTTAATATGTGAATCAAAAGAAAAAATAGAAAAAATTTTAAAGCTTTTGATAGAAGCAGGATTAGATGGATTGGAAGTAGAATATAGCTCTTATACTCCAAAAGAAACAAAATATTATAAAGAATTAGCAAATAAAAATAATCTTTTGATGGTTGGTGGCTCGGATTTCCATGGTGGAAATAGAGTAGGAGTTGATATAGCTCATTCTTCAATATCTAAAGATGATATAAAGAGATTATTAGAAAGAAAATGTAAGGAGGATTAA
- a CDS encoding membrane lipoprotein lipid attachment site-containing protein — translation MKKIVILITILTALTACSSVNKNETSLQEKYKVDTVAMKNWEETFTKVIVGEAELEDWYGADQPISFLARNQKLDQKQVKFLDSLKTKGDITEADQEQFNAILEKTVKKLPRQYYLKDENFKDPAGLAKYMVAQSYIRMANPSNHIANEVATKEEWAEIVAFSKKDDLTEKEIKRFRKLLNKFIKRGEFFDSKTWYFVEVSPRIIEVNDMYKKTEKTKIEKNNINAKALYLAYSEYFSKLEKWDD, via the coding sequence ATGAAAAAAATTGTAATTCTTATAACAATTTTAACTGCATTAACAGCATGTAGTTCAGTTAATAAAAACGAAACTAGTTTACAAGAGAAGTATAAAGTTGATACGGTAGCTATGAAAAACTGGGAAGAAACTTTTACAAAGGTAATTGTAGGAGAAGCAGAATTAGAAGATTGGTACGGTGCTGATCAACCAATAAGTTTCTTAGCTAGAAATCAAAAATTAGATCAAAAGCAAGTTAAGTTTTTAGATTCGTTAAAAACAAAGGGAGATATAACAGAAGCTGATCAAGAGCAATTTAATGCTATTTTAGAGAAGACTGTAAAAAAACTTCCAAGACAATATTACTTAAAAGATGAAAACTTTAAAGATCCAGCGGGATTAGCAAAGTACATGGTAGCTCAATCATATATTAGAATGGCTAACCCTTCTAATCACATAGCTAATGAAGTAGCTACAAAAGAGGAGTGGGCTGAAATCGTTGCATTCTCTAAAAAAGATGATTTAACAGAAAAAGAGATTAAAAGATTTAGAAAATTGTTAAATAAGTTTATAAAAAGAGGAGAATTCTTCGATTCAAAAACTTGGTATTTCGTAGAAGTTTCACCAAGAATTATAGAAGTGAACGATATGTATAAAAAGACAGAGAAAACAAAAATAGAGAAGAATAATATAAATGCAAAGGCATTATACCTTGCTTATTCAGAGTATTTTTCAAAGTTAGAAAAGTGGGATGACTAA